The following nucleotide sequence is from Cellvibrio sp. PSBB006.
CCATCCGTATTAACCAAGGTTCAGCATTATGTTAGTCGACTCCCATTGCCACCTTGACCGTATTAACCTGACGCCTTACGACGGGGAACTGACCGGTGCAATCCAGGCCGCGCATGCGCGTGGTATCCAACAAATGCTGTGCATCGGCATTAGCCTGGAAAATATCCAGACCGTTATTGATATTGCGCAGCAGCATCCCGGCGTAGTGGCTTCAGTCGGTGTGCATCCCTGCGATGTAAAAGAAGGTACCGCCAGCGCAGAACAATTGCTGCAGTGGTCGCAACAACCCAAAGTGGTTGCGCTGGGGGAAACCGGCCTGGATTATCATTACGAAACGGAAAGCAAAGCGCTGCAACATGAAAGCTTCGCCCTGCATCTGGAGGTGGGTGGTAAAACCGGATTGCCTGTTGTTGTGCACACACGCGAAGCGCGTGACGATACTATCGATTTAATTAAAGCTCACGGCAGTCTCGAACATGCAGGCGTGCTGCATTGTTTTACCGAAGATTGGGATATGGCCAAACGTGCTCTGGACTTGAATTATTACATTTCCATCTCCGGCATTGTCACCTTCAAAAATGCCGAGCAAATTCGCGATGTCGTGCGCAAGATGCCCATTGACCGTTTGCTGGTTGAAACCGATTCACCTTACCTGGCGCCTGTCCCTTATCGCGGCAAACCGAACGAGCCGCGTTACGTGCGCGAAGTGGCCGAGTTTGTGGCCGAGGTGCGCGGCATGGCGTTTGAAGATCTTGCGCAACAAACCACCGACAATTTTTATCGTTTGTTCACACGCGCAAAACAATATTTGCCCCATTAATCCTGAAGAGAAACATTGATGAACGCACAAGCACAACAGATTCAGATCATGCTCGAATTACAAGACAGCATGAACACCAAAGTCACCGCCAACTGGCGCGAACAGGGATACGAATGGTACCGCGCAATTTGGGTCGAGTGTGCGGAATTGATGGATCATTACGGCTGGAAATGGTGGAAAAAACAAACGCCGGATACTGAGCAAGTCGCGTTGGAATTAATTGATATCTGGCATTTTGGTTTGAGTATTTTATTGCAGTCCGGTGAAACCCAGGACGCCATCATTGCGCGCGTACAGAATAATTTATGCATTGTCACTGAGCAGCCAGACTTCCGCCTTGACCTCGAAGCCTTCGCCGGCGCAACCCTCGCGGATCGTCAATTTCACATTGATTTATTCGGCCGTTTGATGGCGGGTGTGGATATGAGTTTTGATCAACTCTATCGCGGTTACGTTGGCAAGAATGTGCTGAATTTTTTCCGCCAGGATAACGGTTATAAAGACGGCAGTTACCGCAAGCATTGGCACGATGGGCGTGAAGATAACGAGCATCTGGTCGACGTGTTGCAGAGTCTGGATGCGGCGAAGTTGAGTTTTAAGGATGAGTTGTATGAGGCATTAAAAGCGCGGTATGACCATGCACAATAAGAAAATACGTTCATAAAGTGGTTCAATATTGCTCCTCTAATTTTGAATCGGTGTCCTTTTTTCGGTACCTTGAAATGAGCCCATTATCGCAATGCAACAATGGGCTTTTCTACTAATTACAATAAAGACCAAACTCCGGGCTACGGCCTTCATACATATTGGGACATGCACTTGTCCAACCCAATTCTTGATATACCAAAGTACAGCCTGTACCGCATCTCGCCACAATATTAGGTTGTGTCAATAAGGCTGGGGTATAGGAGCTGGCGCAAGCACCATACACGCGTAATCCCGGAGTAGTACATGTAGAAACACTTGATGCTGCACTGGAGCTTTGCGCCGAACTGGATGAGCTTGTCGTTCTGTAGAAACTTGGTGTTGCACAGGCACCGGTATAGCCAATATTGCTTGCTAGAGATAAAGAGCAATTTGACATACTCCCATTAGGAAACCCACGGAAACTCTGGGTGGCAACCAACGTACCGTTAGACTCCTTACACTGACGAACGATATCTCTCCATGAGTTATCCGGTGGACCGTAGGAGCTGACAACAGACCAAGTGCAAGATACCGGCACTTGCTGTGCATTTGCGCTCACGCACATTAAAGCAATGTAGCTCAACAGGGCAGCTCCTAGCATTTTTACTATACTCATAACGTCTCCAAATTTTATTAACTAAACAACTATCCTTTTGCGATCCGCTCGAGCTTTTCTTTGCAAGTTGCTCTTACAGATCACATATGAAATCTGATTTTGCAATCAGATACTTTGAGTTAATTGCAGCAATTCTACTGATTCAACTCAAATCCTTTCTCGTTACTCGATACGTAAAAAATGGTCTCGCCCTGTTTTACCTGGCTATCAATAATAATGTGTGAAAATTTCTCGGCGCTCAGTGCTTCAATAATTGCCATGCTTGTTTCGTTGGCATGGTCGTGATCTATCACGCCGATGGTAATTTGACATTGTGTTGATCTGCATACGGTAGATTTAACTGCTATCCCCGCCAATGCTTGTTCTTGAGTGAAAATTGATCGAAGGTGACCCTCTTCAGTGCTGGCCCAATCATGATCAACTTCTTCAGCATCAAATCGTCCACGCATTGCAATCCCGATATCAAACCAGGGCTTGGTTTCCTGATTTTTGATAAACCAATTCGTAAAGGATTCTGAGCGCTGTTTGAGTTCGTATTCAGTCTTGATTGCATCAATTTGACGCCGTGTTGACTGCTCTACAACAGTAGACTTTTGAGGGGTAGACGAAAGCTCTGTTTCATTAGCTAGAGCTATGCTCTGTTGAAAATCCCTTTCAATATTAGTCTGTGAAAGGTTTACAACGGTAGGGTGCACGATATTTTCTGGTTCGATAAATACCGCAGAGGAAACAGTATTATCCGGGATGTTATTTTTCCCCAGCCAATAACCACCGCCAGCGGCGATAACGACTGAAAAAAGAAATATCGCTTTATTCATATCAAAGACTCCCTCTTATATGGCAGGGAGAGCATATCATTATGAAAATAAATATCAACAATTTGTTTTGTTGGTGATAGTTTGTATCATTGGGGGTGTTGCTGCCCCAGAGTTGGGGCTTAATGACGCTAGGTTAACCCTGATGATAATTCCGCTTAAACTCCCTCGGCGTAAACCGCTTTAATTGCAAAAACCGTCGATTGAAATTGGAAATATTATTAAACCCGCAACGATAGCTCACCGTTGAAATCGGCAAGTCTGTTGTCAGCAACAGGGAGCAGGCTTTGCCGATCCGCAATTGATTTACATATTCCGTAAACGTCTGTTCTGTACGTTGTTTGAAAAAACGATGGAAGTGGTTGGTGCTCATATGTGCGAGGCTGGCCATTTGTTCGGCGCAGAGGTCGCTGGTGTAGTGCTTGTGAATGTAGGCGATGACCTTGTCGATTTTTTCTGTGGCGGAGTCGGGAAAACTGGCGGGGGCATAGCCGTCGCTGGAGATGGGGCGTGATGTACTGTCATCGACCATAAGTTGCAGTATTTCGAGTAACCAGATCAGGCGTTGCATGGGCGAGGCGTCGGCCATGGCCATGAAGCGCTCGCGCGATGCATGGGCCGTCTCCCGGCTGAATTCTACTCCTCGCTTGCTTTTTGTCAGCAGATCACC
It contains:
- a CDS encoding TatD family hydrolase; its protein translation is MLVDSHCHLDRINLTPYDGELTGAIQAAHARGIQQMLCIGISLENIQTVIDIAQQHPGVVASVGVHPCDVKEGTASAEQLLQWSQQPKVVALGETGLDYHYETESKALQHESFALHLEVGGKTGLPVVVHTREARDDTIDLIKAHGSLEHAGVLHCFTEDWDMAKRALDLNYYISISGIVTFKNAEQIRDVVRKMPIDRLLVETDSPYLAPVPYRGKPNEPRYVREVAEFVAEVRGMAFEDLAQQTTDNFYRLFTRAKQYLPH
- a CDS encoding dUTP diphosphatase — encoded protein: MNAQAQQIQIMLELQDSMNTKVTANWREQGYEWYRAIWVECAELMDHYGWKWWKKQTPDTEQVALELIDIWHFGLSILLQSGETQDAIIARVQNNLCIVTEQPDFRLDLEAFAGATLADRQFHIDLFGRLMAGVDMSFDQLYRGYVGKNVLNFFRQDNGYKDGSYRKHWHDGREDNEHLVDVLQSLDAAKLSFKDELYEALKARYDHAQ
- a CDS encoding AraC family transcriptional regulator, which codes for MKPMYEKVLPTENSSWRYWLYALDEIPFNWHYHPEYEICLTLNSRGQRYIGDNIANYDDLDLVLLGPKLPHTWCSKTLIEPGQHLTYVAQLPTQWIEAVAQMPELQSLGDLLTKSKRGVEFSRETAHASRERFMAMADASPMQRLIWLLEILQLMVDDSTSRPISSDGYAPASFPDSATEKIDKVIAYIHKHYTSDLCAEQMASLAHMSTNHFHRFFKQRTEQTFTEYVNQLRIGKACSLLLTTDLPISTVSYRCGFNNISNFNRRFLQLKRFTPREFKRNYHQG